A stretch of DNA from Ciona intestinalis chromosome 8, KH, whole genome shotgun sequence:
TTTGAGTTTGCCAGGTGTAACCAGAACAACACCAATTGACGCATCCGTTCCAATCCTTACATTTAACTTTTCACCACTATCTATTAACATGGACATCTCCCTACACAATGTTTATGGTATAAAGATGTCATGGTGCTTGAATGCTTTTTCCAGGTATGATTCACGGGTTGCACCTTTTCTTTACCTTGTTAAAGTTTGGGGAAAACAAGTTGGAATAACCAGACACGGAGACAAAGACTATAAAGGTCTCACACCATTTATGCTTGTATCTCTTGCATTATTTTACCTAATGCGTGTAAATAAACCAGTCATACCAACATTGCATGAAACCACAAAGATAAAGACTTCTGAAGCTACGTTGATCGCTGGGTTCCAGGCAAATCTTATAAAACATGTGTCGGACCTTCCCCCTTCTCAAAACACTAGCTCTGTTGAAGAACTCTTCATGAGCTTCCTTGAGTATTACACACGTTTTGATTTCAAGCATTACGGCATTTCTCTGAGCTCAGGTATAGTAACTCCCGTCTCATCACAGGTTGTGATACTTTATCCATTCTCCAAAGACAACGTCGCCAAGATGTGTACCCTTCAAGCTGTAGAACAATTCAAAAACGAAGCACAAAGAGCTGTTTTGAAACTCGAAAGTTACAAACGCAATAAGAGGAATAATAAACCTTGGGGAATTTTGTCAATTGTGGATGTCACAAAAGAGTTGTCACTTTTGAATTGACATTgtcgtaaaataaaaaaatccgaaCGTTTTATACGATATATTAATTTGGCACTTAATTTCGTCACTACGTTTAACAATAACCTAATTGAATTGTACACATTTTTAGACCTTCATCTGTACTGGGAACCCCAAGCCCTATCTGTATTTTTCCTCCTAAATTACCATGTGcatgtaaaatgttaaacactACAGTCTTAACAggaaaaacatgttataaaagtaaaatgtaaacagtCTAAAAGTTGGTTTTGCTTGCTGCTGTACAAACATGAATTCCATGGTATGGAATGCAGTTAgacaaacaagaaatattcTAAACCAGAACAATCAATCTTTATCAACTGGGCAACATTTCTTTGCCAAAAAAGGTTTTCTATAGCTTgcaacacaatatttaaatattttataagcaTTTTGTCTGATATCCATCTTTTTAGAAAATGTtctcaagtttaaacattctgtaGAGCGCGACCACTTACTCTACAAAGCTAAACAGATTTCGGACTGGTTATCCAAGGAGAGAAATGTTAAAGTGATGTTTTATGGATATAAGGATCAACAGAAACTGGTAAAGTTTTATAACTACATAACAGTACATACCACTAATCAACACTTGAATATATAAAGATTTCTACTCACAGGAAGACGTAAGCAACTTCTTAAAAGACAAAGTGTCGGAGAACTGTAACTTTGAAATGACCGAAACTAAACAGCCAAAAGGACTTAATCTCTATTTTACACCTTCAATGTCAAAAGACACATGATATGACACCATATGTTTTttgtctttaaaatataaaattacttttacattattgttttcatgttattcaataaaatacatttaaaaatgacattGTGAAATTACATTGTTTTCATGTTATTTATCTATTTCTAGGCTCCTACGTATACCAACagacataattttaaattaagctAAATTTATTAGGCAAAAGCACTAAATCACACCAGACTAACAAAtcacaattaaaaatgtagaaaaggaattaaaacagtaatatatgaataatttttgaaaaaacactAACGAGCTAAGAATGGCACAGTCCTTTCATATTGGTATAAAATTATTGCAATGAACTAACAATATTCGGAGTTTTGAAGaaattatagaaaaaatgGAACATGACACAGTAAGTTCACTTGATTGGCAAAACACTTGTACAAAGCAGTTTTATATGAATCAAAAAAGTCCGTACAATTTTAGTAAGGAACTAAACATAGTACAAATAGTAAGGCTGTCACGTTCGTAttcagaattttaaaatacactgTACAATGTACACGctaaataaacaatgatataattcattgtaaataaaaaattactaatgattaactttgaaaacaaaattgaaatgaTGCCCAGCAAATATTTACTCTTACAAAAGCAGTTGGGTGTGACAGGCTCAGTATGCATCTGTTGTGCAATAATTAACATGAGCACTTGGACTAAACCAATGGTTTTCAATCTGTGACAGTCATATATGGGGATGGACAAGTACTTAAGTTAGATATACTTGCTTTGTACCTTCGTGTATAcacacattttatttactactttaacctaaaaaaatgctgtacacagaattttataaacaatattatgGTTTTTGGGTCATGGTTTTAAAAGTGAAAGCACCAATGgttttgaaatattaacaaaaagaTAGTCTACTtaaaatgacatcatattcACATCTTTTTCCCCTGCACTGTGTGGCTCTTCTTCAAATTTTTTTGGACAGACAACAGAcctaattttcttttttaggcTGTTACCAGCAGCAAACACAATGATAATCCCTATCAAAAATGGACCAATAGCAGCAACAATCAGATAAAATGAATACCCAAGTTCAGCACTTTCAGTTTTATAGCCCTGGAAATACAACAATACTTATAATCAGACAAGCCTAACCTAAAATCAAAAATGTTGGCTAGTGTATAGATATTggctaaaataatttttcccatttgtaaatatttatttgtcatAATTTACTGGCTTATTTTAACGCTTTGTGATTTACGTGAAATTAACACGATGGCTACTACAAAGGAAATTCTAACCCAGGAGCTGGAAGATAAAAACAGTCTTTTAACACCCTATATCAAAACACAAGCAAGAGTATGGCTAAAAGAACTGTTGATGTTAAcctaaatatacaaataaccCTCTACAAGTATTAAACCATACtgattctatttaaataaatgaccCCTTCTAGGTCAACATATTACAAGCACTAATACATACATAACACAGAAGATACCTGTTCATGGCATATGGAATCTATTGATGGACATTTTTCAGGCACAGAGTCCTTGAAGTCATTGTAGAAGAGAACAACATAGATGATTATACCAATTAATGTGAACACCACttggaaacaaaaaattatacttCAAGAAactgtgtatatagtagggtgggggaagataagacaccttttcattctattttagtaaacaaagaacatttaaaaatgataaaacaatattctcacaactcctatagaccattgttaattgtttaaaatacgatcattatgtgctaaaagatgccctatcttaccccacagaactatatatataattataataaaatttaagtgtGTCTTGGGTATTTCCTTGTACATTTTTTACTAGTACAAACATTAGAGGtaataaagaacattctaCTCACATCCAGATGTAAAATATGAAATCATTCCTATTGGACCAGCAAATGTCTCATATGGTTTTGAAACTATATTGTAAGCAGATATGGCCATTGCAAAAAGGCCACCCAAAATTCCAAACAAGATAAACACAAGTGAAGCCATTTGAGCACCAGAATTGTATGCGATTTCTGATTTGTTAAACACTAAAGAGGCACAGTTTAATTTGGTTGTATTTTATCGCCTGCAAAAAGGGACCTACTCTGGTGGGACACTTCTTCTGTAATAGCAAAACATTTATCTGAAGGGACATCTTTGCCATTGAACATTCCAAGTGACCTTTGTATCACACATTCTGCATTTGCATCTCTGCAGAACAATAACACATGGCCATAACTTAGATGTTGTTAACCTGAATACTTAGGATATGAATTAGCAGCAACTAAACGTATTGAAAAATGATTATAGCAGGGTAGAGGAaaaagggacacctttagcacataatatccaaataccctgatcgtgttttaaacaattaacaaccaaCTGTGGGAGTCAGGAGGATATACAattctataattctttgaatattctttgtttactaccaaatgggactagataatagaatgaaaaggcgtcccatctttccccattctactatacaaCATAAATTCGGTAATTTGTACCTTTATATGCAGTAGTTTAGGctaataacttgtttttttgatCTGCATGCAAATGAGCATAAACCTCACTGACTACTTCCATTTATGTGGTAATAATGTTGTTCTAACCTAGAAGTAGGCTACCTTGGCTTAAACATTTGGAAGGTTACCATTAGACAAACCTAACGTGCAAGACCAAACTAGAACTGCAGTATATTTCATGGAAGAAAATCAAAAGCTTTGATGTACAAGCATAGGcgccgatttttttaaattgcagaaGAGGCCACgtttatgatgacgtcattcgttttgcagaaattaggaaaatacGGTATACGCGAGTTTTTTTCACTCGCgccaaaacacgattaagctATACTTTCCATGGCAGCAGTAACAATAACGGCGACTATTAAAGTTTGCCAAAGCTGCTGCCTATCGTTCATGCGGGTATGAAACTGGCAAAATCACACAGTCAAACTCGTTCGTCGTTCTTTGAAGGACGTTGTTCGTACGATACGCACACGAACATTATTGACGCCTCAAGAAACATCAATGCTGTTGATTATTACATAGGTCTTAATTTTGTACAGATCTAGTGTTTGAGGGGtttttaaagcattaaaactgtttgtaGATCGTTTTTAAGCGATTCGCAACATAGGCTTTGCCTGTCAATCGTTACTTTCGATGACGTATTAATTTTACGAGCAGCTAAAGTTTGTTCCAAAATATGTAGCAAGCACCTNNNNNNNNNNNNNNNNNNNNNNNNNNNNNNNNNNNNNNNNNNNNNNNNNNCACGCACAAAGATTAAACCGTTAAGTTAAAgctttaatgtgtttaatacagaccaatgtatgtgttatttgttttattttaatacagtcgttgtataaccgtatttGCAAAGGCGCTAGCCATATACTCATAGCAAGctgttttaagtataaaactaACGTATGTTCACTTTTCGTTAAAGTTTTGATAAACAGTCTCCACTGTAAACGTAAACTATTCAGTTTGCTTTCTCTTGGATTGCTAATAATGAACGCGTCAAaccgtattatgacgtcaataatCGACGcatcaaataataatatgacgCAAAAGCGTTATGCGTGGTTGAGAAAAACATTACGGAAAATGATCGTTGTTACGCCAATCGATGGCGTAATAACTCAGTACGTTTGAATATACAGTTCTTTAGCTATTTGCGGGCTGAAAAACGACTagttctttaattttaaacgggttttattaataaaatgcagttatacGCAGCAGGTGCTGCACCGTCTGCATAATATCCAGAGTAGGCCGGCCTCGTCTGCACCATATAAAACGGCGCCCATGTGTACAAGATAATAGTAATTAATTTTACCAACACGTTTTCaagcaaaaaaagtttcatgCATGTTTATCTTggtggaaaaaaatacattggTAAACTGCtgaattgtaaaaaattatttgcctACAGGAACAAAACATGCTGCCTATTGCAGGAATAGGTACAATGCGTTATGGTAATTACTAAATACAAATTAGCACAGTGTATGGACATTTAActgaaacaaattattaaaaaataaagaaacccaaagaataaacaaagttaaattatatacaacatatagaTATACATTAAAGGGACACATGTtgtgataatttatgataaCTCGTAGGTAAATACTAAAGACGCAGTACGTTTTTTTGCGCACTTAAGGAATAGTTTGGGACCAAAATTTTTACTGGTCAACAGCGGCTGTATTACCTAAGTGATAACTCGTATAACATGATAGAAAAgtgatttaataaaacacacctCGTAATTTTAATTATCGTCCATTCTTCTGTCCCTAAACCTGTAGCAAGAAGTCCAATTGCTGCTGCCGCTGTCACGAAAGTCCACAACGCAAAAGCTTTATTCATAGCTGAAAGCAAACAAAGACACTTCTGGGTTTAGTGTATATAAACTTTTGAGGTGTCAAATCCAGCAGCAGTTTAAATCAAATGGAAACTATCTGCAGCAGCTGCGAAGTATAAGagattaatatatataatacagcgCATGTTCAATCTGGTTCGCCCTTACATAGAACGGATTTTACGAGCTAACACCCTTCGATACAAATTTCCCAAAACAAACATACAAGagtcgttttattttctcgacAATTGCCACCACGCTTGGTAATCAGCACCAGCGTGGGGAGCATGACTTGATCAAAGTTAgttctatactaactttggacTTAATAACTCAAGTGAAAAGCAACCTTTACGACTGTTATCAATTTTATTcttgaattaaaatattattagcGGTTTTTCGGCTCCAAATGCATCTTGTATTGCGATTGTTTTCcctaaaatgcatttttaagcaaaagaaatattgtataattatattatattgtggtTGTCTTATGTTTTCAAGTCAAGGTAAAACTGGGAATCTAATATGGGCGTTCAATGCACCCGTGGCAACTTCACGGTTAATTTTAGGTGAACAGTTTGTATTTGTCGTACACGTATATGAGATCGTGGGATTTTGGTAGTTTAAACTATGTAGCCGGTTAATCGTTGGTCACATACAAAATAACTTGCACGAAGCAATAAAATAACGCGCACGAAGcacttaataatatatatagttggttTAGGGAAATAattcaccttttcattccattttctcgccccatctggtagtaaacaaagaacatttaaagaattccaaaaccgtatcctcacagctCCCACccaccgttgttaaatgtttagaTTTCAATTagaataattggatattacgtgctaaaggtgttccatttctcccactctactatgtaTCTGTATACAGATCAAGGAAAACTTGGTAACCAGCAGTACCCAGTAAGTTATCGAGcagtgttataaaaaaaaacagggcGAGCGTCCGTTACTTGACCATTGACTGCAACGTGGATATCATTATTGAATGctttttgaaaacaaacattttcacGCTAACAATCTgctgtttatacaaaaaaagagTGAAACGTTGAAATGCGACTAAATAATGACGTGTCCTTTTAGGGCGTCAACTAAACAAATGTGTCAAATTGCACATTACCGCCGCTTTCTGGTCTATATCCCTGTACTCGTGAGCGCATTTCTAACATGTTTAATTCCAGTACGTTCGTAACCAACATGTAATAATCCAGATGTCCTACACAGGCCTATAAAGAAGACCGTAAAGAAAGCAGTTAGTTGCAGTCAGCGCCGTTTAAAATCGTAATTAGATCTATAAAAGTTGACGGGGAAGAATGATTAGCCTTTCAAGGTATTCGACCGTGACATTTAAgtttgtgtgtttatttttagcttttgGGTGTCTAATTTTTAgtagacaaataaaaactagATTATGTATCCCGCATGACTGTACAATACATGTTTAGTTTGAAAGAAAAgtgaattttgtaaaacaacgtGTCTATATTTTGAAATAGTCCATATACACCAATcagcataaaaatatatatcgaTAAAACTATATCGATTCCAATTTTTGTGAGGTTCTTGTTGTAGAGtatggtggggggagatgggacacctttatcacatattatttaaatatcctgatcctctttttaacaattaacaaagatttATGGTAGCCGTAAagttatgattttaaaattctttgaatgttctatgtttactaccaaatgtgaccagtaaatagaataaaaaagtgtctcatcttccaccaccctactatacgttggGGGAAGATTcgcacatttttattctattttctcgtcccatttggtagtaaacagacaacattaaaaaaattataaaaccatatcctcgcGATTTTTaaatagaccgttgctaattgcttaaacacgatcaggatatttggttgtTATTTGCCAAAGATGTcccttcttaccccacagtaatatgtctcctatttttgaaatttagaAGAACAACATTGTTTTAGCTGTGATCACGTAACAAACTATTTAAGTAGCTCATAAAAATGTTCGGCGTGCGCTAAGCGACCCAACTACAAGTCAGTAGCTGGTAATTATCTGCGTTTTAGATCGCGTTGTACTCTACTTAGATTATTACAACCAGTTTTTATAATAGCAGAGTTAATTGTAGTATAATTTCACCCCTTTTAGTTGAGTTATATGTTTTGCGAATGGCAAACTAAAACCAACCCCATTTTGTAGGTTTACGACTGTACTTGAAGATAGC
This window harbors:
- the LOC100179548 gene encoding clarin-3-like, coding for MNKAFALWTFVTAAAAIGLLATGLGTEEWTIIKITRDANAECVIQRSLGMFNGKDVPSDKCFAITEEVSHQMFNKSEIAYNSGAQMASLVFILFGILGGLFAMAISAYNIVSKPYETFAGPIGMISYFTSGLVFTLIGIIIYVVLFYNDFKDSVPEKCPSIDSICHEQGYKTESAELGYSFYLIVAAIGPFLIGIIIVFAAGNSLKKKIRSVVCPKKFEEEPHSAGEKDVNMMSF